TCGGGATCGCAACGTTCGTCAACGACGACAGCATCGACACGGTGACGCTGGCGCGTGCGATCGAAGAGCGCGGATTCGAGTCGTTGATGGTCGCCGAGCACACCCACATTCCGGCCAGTCGGGAATCGCCGTATCCGCTGGGCGGTGAGCTGCCGAAGATCTACTACCGCACCCTGGACCCCTTCGTCACGCTCGCCGCCGCCGCGGCCGTGACGTCGAAGATCGAGTTGTTCACCGGCATCGCCCTGCTCATTCAGCGTGACCCGATCATCACTGCCAAGGAAGCGGCGAGCATCGATGTGATCTCTGGGGGCCGGTTCGTGTTCGGCGTCGGGGCCGGCTGGAATATCGAGGAAATGCGCGACCACGGCACCGACCCGAAGACGCGCGGGGCGCTGCTGGACGAGCGCATCGAGGCCATCAAGGCGCTGTGGGCTGACGAGCCCGCCGAATATCACGGCACCTATGTCGATTTCCCCCCGTCGTACAGCCGGCCCAAACCCGTTCGCAAACCGCATCCACCGATCTTTTTCGGCGGAGATTCGGCCGCGACGTTCAAGCGGGTGGTGCGGCATCAGGCCGGTTGGCTCTCCAACCCGTTCCCGATCGAGCACGTCACCCGCCGGGTGCCGCAGTTGCGCGACGCCGCCGGGCACGACGTGCCGATGGCGATGTTCGGCACACCGAAAGACCCCGATTATTGGCAGGCCGCCGAAGAGCTGGGATTCGGTCAGCTGGGGTTGCTGCTGCCCACCAAACCGCGGGACGACTCGCTGCGGCGCCTGGACGAATTCGCGGACCTCATAGCGAAATATCGCGCCTAGCGGGGCGAGGCGAAACCCAGTCGCCCGCATCGGAGCCAGAGCGGTGACTCAAGAATGATCCGGGGCTACGCTGCTAGCTGTACCCACAGGTGTTCGTCGGTGATGTTGTGCGGCGAGTCGGCTCAGTGACGGGCACCGGGAGGGATCACCATGCGGTTCACCGCGCAGGAACTGCACGCGCGCGCCGTAGAGCGCCGCGCGGTCGAGGCGGCGCTGTGGGGCATGCCGCTGGTCAACGTGGACGCCATGCGGCAGGCCTATTTTCGGGCCGGCGCGCACTACAACGACTGCATCTTCTGGTCGAACCCCAACACGTGGATGAACCAGACCACGACACCCAACCATTCCACGAGCTACGTGATGTTCTTCATGAATCTCGCTGCGGGCCCAATCGTGGTCGAGGTCCCGGCAGCTACCGAGCAGGCGCTGTACGGGACGATCATCAACGTCTGGAACGAGCCGTTGCGCAACGTCGGAAACACCGGTTTCGACAAGGGCGCCGGCGCCAAGTATGTCGTGTTGCCGCCGGGATTCGACCGCCCGGTCCCCGACGGTCATGTGGCGGTCCCGTGCACGACCTACACCGCGTACTGTTTGCTGCGCATCATCATCGCGACCCAATCGGAGCAGGACCGCCGCGACGGCATCGACTATCTGCACACGCTGAAGATTTATCCGCTCGGGGAGGCCGGCTCAGCGATCCAATTCATCGATGTGGCGGGGCAACCGTTCGAGGCCGTCCCACGCTACGACGCGAGCTTGTTCGCTTCGCTGTCGGCGATGGTAGCGCAGGAGCCAGTCCAGGACCGCGACTTGGCGCTACTGGGCCAACTGCACCTGCTCGGCATCGGTAAAGACCTCACCTTCGATCCCGAAGCGCTGGGCGTCGACGTGCTTGACCGCGCAGCCGAGGAGGCGCATCAGTGGATGATGGAGGGCTACGCCAGCACCGGCACTCCGGTCTGGCCGCACACCGGCCGCAGATGGCGCTTCCTGCTGGACGTTCCGCTGGCTGAGGGCACCCGACTGACGTTCGTCGAGCCGGGTCGTGATCTGCGCGTCGACGTGCGCGCCTTCGCCTGGTTCGCGATGTTCGGGCCGGTGGTGCCCCCACCGCCGCAGCTCTACCTGAAGACCTACGAGTCCGATGACGGCAGCAGGCTCAACGGCGCTGGGTCCTACCGGCTGCGGGTGCCGCCCGATGTGCCGACGACGCAATTCTGGGCCGTGGACGTCTATGACGCCGCGACCGGCGCGTTCATCCGTGAATCCCCGGTAGTCGGGTTGGACTCCTACCGCAACGACGTCGACGTCAACCCCGACGGTTCGGTCGACGTGTACTTCTCCCCGGCGCCGCCGCCGGACCGCGAAACCAACTGGGTGCACACCCGCGATGGTGATCCGTTCTTCGTCCTGTTCCGCATCTACGGACCGAAAAAGCAAGCGGTCGACGGCACCTGGGTCCTCACCGACATCGAGGAGTTACCCCATGACCACCGATGACGGCGCCACGATCCAGCGGGCTTACGACGAAGCCGACCTGGCCAGGGCGATCACGGCGTACAAGTTCTTCTATCCGACGGTCTCCGGCGCGCGGATCATCCGCGGTAACGAGGCGGCGGGTCTGGTGGCCAACAAAGTTTTCGGCGTTCTCGACTGCGGGCCAACTCAATTGGTGTTCACCGCCAACTCCGACACACCGTACGGACCGTTACAGCTGGACTTGGGAATCGGGCCGCTGGTGGTCGAACTCGAACCGGGGCCCTTGATCGTCGTGGCGATGGACGTCAACCAGCGGTGGGTCGCCGATATGGGACTACCGGGCCCCGACGCGGGCAATGGTGGCAAGCACCTGCTCGTCGGGCCCGACTTTGTCGGCGAACTACCCGACACCGGTTACTACCTACACCGAGCTAGTAGTAACCAGCAGATCGTCGGCGCACGATCACTACCCGTCGACGGCGATGTCGACGGCGCCATGCGGCGCCTCAAGACCATCAAGGTCTACCCACTGCATTCCGACGTCGAGTGGACCCCGCCGCAGTGGTTCGACCTGACCGGCAAATTCCAGGACACCACGCCTTTAGGCGTCGAGAACGGCATCGAGTTCTGGCGGGTCTTGCACGAAACCGTCGACGCTGAACCGGCATTCGAGGGTTACCGAACCCACTACGGAGAGCTGGCCGCGCTCGGTATCGCCAAGGGGCAACCGTTCGACCCCGACCAGCGAATGATCGACATCCTCACCGCCGCCGCCCAGCACGGCAACGCCCAGCTGCGTGCCCAGTCGTTCGCCGACCGCTCTGCCGACCGTCACGTCTGGGATGACCGCCAATGGGAGCACGCCGCACTGCGTTTCGAGGACGGCGACTTCAACGCCACCACGCATGTCGATCTGGTGGCCCGCGAGAAATGGTTCTACCAGGCGATCGGAGCCTCGCCGGCCATGTTCCGCCGCGACACCCAGGCAGGCTCGTTGTACTGGCTGGGGCACCACGACCACACCGGCGCCCCGCTGGAAGGCGCCAACACCTACCGGCTGACCGTGCCGCTGCCAGTGCCGGCCAGATTGTTCTGGTCTGTCACGGTCTACGACGTCGGCACGCGTTCCCAGATCCAGACTCCGCAGAACAAGGCGGCGCTGCGGTCATTGTTCGAACTTCAGGGCCTCACCGGCGGCGCCGTCGACCTCTATTTCGGTCCCGCTGCGCCGGCGGGCCACGAACACGCTTGGATCCAGACCATCTCCGGCAAGAACTGGTTCACCTACTTCCGCATCTACGGGCCGCAAGCGGCCGCCTTCAACGGTCATTGGCGCCCAGGCGATTTCGAACGAATTTAGCTTGCCCCGCTTTCCAGGTCCTGGCTCCGGGCGATGTTCTCGGCGATGATCTGGCAAGCCGTGTCGTAGAAGGCGCTGATCAAGGTCGAGAACGAGAGCTCGAAGGGGTAGATCATGTGCACCGCCACCGGTTCGACGTCCCAGTCCGGCAGGACTGGGACGATGGTGCCCTCGTGCAGTTCGTCGGCGCAGATGATCTGGGTGGGCATTGCGCCGAACCCCAGCCCCTGCAGGATGTACTGCTTGCAGACCTGAAAGTTGTTGGCGCGTGCGCGCACCGGCGGCGACAACTCGTGTCGTCTTCTACCCCGGGTGACCGTGAGCTTGCGCGGACCGCCGAAGCCGAAGTCGATGAAGGGCAGGTCGTTCAACTGTGACGGCGCGGTGATGGGCTCTCCCAGGCCCTGCACGAACTTTGCTGAGGCGCACAGAAACAGGTTGAGGTCGAACACTTTTCGGGCGATCAACGTCGAATCCTGCAGTGGCCCAGGACCGAACACCACGTCGAAGCCATCCTTGACGGGGTCGACCATGCTGTCGACCAACCGGATGTCCAAGCGCGAGTGCGGATAGCGCCGCAGAAATGTGGCGCCCACTCGAGATGCGTAGTCGATACCGAGGAACACCGGCATCGCCACGCGCAGCTCGCCCTGCGGTTCTTGTCGGCTGGCCTCCGCCAGCGCGCGCACACTGTTGGCCTCGTTGAGGATGTTGACCGTGTGCCGGTAGACCTTCTCGCCAAGGTCGGTGACGGTGAGCTGGTGGGTGTTCTTACGCAACAGCTTGATGCCCAGGTCAGCCTCCAGCTTCGCCAGTTTGCGGCTGACGGTGGATTTGGGCATGCCCAGCAGCGCCGCCGCCTTCGAAAGGCTGCGGCTCTCGACAACCTTGCCGAAGATCAGCAGGGCGCCGAGGTCGAAGGGCGGGTTCTGGTCCATGAGCTTGTTCCAACTATGCAACAGGGTGTTGCGGTTCTGCATCTGTTTGGACCATTTCGGCAGCTGTTAGCGTCGGCTGCGAGGAGGGTCCGATGAGTCACGACAGCCTGGTGACCAAACCCGACAGCGGACACTGGACCGACGCGTATCCCGAGCTCGGCCGCGGTCCGGTGTCGCTTCAGGACTGCGTATCCGAGGATTTCTACGAGAAGGAACGCGAGCACGTCTTCAAGAAGAGCTGGCTTTACGTCGGCCGGGTCGAGCGGGTCCCTCGGACGGGAAGCTACTTCACCCGCGAACTCAAGGTGTTGAACACTTCGATCATCATCGTGCGCGGCAAGGACGATGTGATTCGCGCCTTCCACAACATCTGCCCGCACCGCGGCAACAAGATGCTGTGGGAAGACGATCCCTTCAAAGAGGTCTCCGGTCGTGCGCCACTGCTGTACTGCCGCTTCCACGGCTGGCGGTACAAGCTGGACGGCACCCTGCACGCCGCCACTCGTAAAGACTTGCTGCTGGACTTCGACGCCGACAGCTGCCGGGTGCCCGCGGTGCAATGCGAGGTGTGGCAAGGATTCATCTTCATCAACCTCGACCCGCACAACACCGAACCGCTGCGGTCGTTCCTCGGGGCGCTGGCCCACGGCATCGAGGGCTACCCGTTTGACGGGCCGCATCAGATCTACCGGTTTTCGGCCGAATTGCAGTGCAACTGGAAGATATTCGTCGACAGCTTCGCCGAGAGTTACCACGGCCCGTATCTGCACGCGTCCTCGTTCGGCAACCTCACCGCTGAGGCCAAAGAGGCGCTGGACAAGCCGAACCCGTTCACCGATGCGCTGGCCTACCAGCTCAGCGGCCCGCACCGGATGTTCTCGTTCGCCGGTGAGCCGTCGCGGCGGACGCCGTATTCGAAGCCGATCGAGTGCGTGATGGAGGCAAGCGCCGCAGGCCCCTGGAACAAGAGGCTCGATCGGGGTCCGATGCCCCCCGGAATCAATCCGACGCGCGCCGAAAAGTACGGGTTCGATTCGTTCCAGTTCTTCCCCAACTTCGTGCTCATCTTCGGCTCGTCGGGTTTCACCACCCACGCGCACTGGCCGACCGGCCCGCACTCGCACCTGTTCGAAGTCGAAATGTTCTATCAGCCTCCCAAGACGCACAAGGAGCGACTGGGCCAGGAACTCACCGTGACGTTCCTCAACGACATCATCCTCGAAGACGCGAGTCCGTCCGAGGGCCTGCAGGCGATGCTCAACAGCGGTGTCCTCACACACTTTACGATGAATGACGAAGAGATCCTGCTGCGCCATCTACACAAGGTGGTCGCCGACTACGTCGCGGCCGGAGAGCGGGAGAAAGCGGGGCAACAGTGACCACGGTTCTGCCGCAAGAGTTTTCACATCTGGAACACCTGGTGCCCGAGTGGGCGATCGAGGACGGCCACCAGCGTTACGTGAAGCGGGTCAACAGTTCCATGGACCAGATCCGCGAATTCTACGATCAGGTTTTTCCTTGCGCCCAGGAAGCGGTCGCCTACATCGACAAGTTCGACTACTCCGAACCGCTGCCCGACGACGTCGCGAATCTGCGCAACCTGCTCTACTCGCTGATCACCGTCTCGCTGGCGGTCGAGCTGTGGAATCAGCCTCGGGTGAAGCATTCGGCCAACACGATCCTCACCAGGGTGAGTTGAAACCATGGGACTCGGCTCGGCGCAGCTGGAAATCGTCGACCTCACAACGACTATCGGTAGCGAAATCAGAACCGACCTCGACACGCTGCTCAGCGGCGCGCAGGCCCCGGCTATCCGCGACATCCTGGAGCGGCGTGGTGTGGTGTTCTTTCGCGGATTGGACATCGGCGACGAGCAGCAGGTCGCCATCGCCAAGACGCTGGGTACCGTGGTCGCCAACGAGGGCGCCGGCGGCATCAACAAGATCTCGCTGGACGAGAACGTGAACGCCCGCGCCAAATATCTTCAGGGATCGATGTTTTGGCATTTCGACGGGTCGCTGCAGCCGCTACCGAATTTGGCCACGTTGTTGCGCGCGGTACAGCTTTCCCGGACCGGCGGTCAGACCGAATTCTGCAACACCTATGCGGCTTACGAGGACCTTTCCGATGCCGACAAGAAAGCACTGGCAGAGCTGCGCGTAGTGCACAGTGCCGAACGGTCACAGTATTACGTCACCCCGGAGATGAGTTACGCCGAGATCGCGATGTGGCAGAAGTCGCCGACCAAGGTGTGCCCGATCGTGTGGACCCACCAGTCCGGCCGCAAATCGCTGCTGCTGGGCGCCACCGCCGACTACGTCTTGGGGATGTCGGTAGGGGACAGCCGTGCATTACTTGCGCGCCTGCGCGATTGGGCCACCCAGCCCCGGTACGTCTACCGGCACGACTGGCAGCCGGGTGATCTGCTGATCTGGGATAACACCGGAACGATGCACCGGGTGCTGCCGTATGCCGCCGACAGCGGTCGGCTCATGCACCGGACCATCCTTGCTGGTGAGGAGCCGCTGGAATGAGACCGACGCACCCGCCGAGAAACCCGGCGACGTCACCCTGACCAAGTTCTGCGCCGAACTGCGTGTCCCGCGGGTTAGGTTGTCTTAATGACCACTGACCGCGGCGAGTCCGCGTTCAACCGATTGGGCCGGCGGGAGCCGGTGAGTCGCATGCACGAACAGCTCGACGAGCTCGTGGCGGCCCGCGACCTGATGGAGAAATTGGTACGGGTCATCGTCGAGATCGGTTCCGACCTCGACCTGAATGTGACGCTGCACCGAATCGTCGACGCCGCGACCGAGCTGACCGGGGCCGGCTACGGGGTGCTGGGGATCCGCTCAACCGATGGCAGCCTGGTTTCCTTCGTGCACAGCGGAATCGACGACGAGTTGGCCCGCAGATTCGGCGACCTGCCGGTAGGGGAGGGCCTGCGCATCGACGACCTGAGCACTCACCCCGGGGCGATCCCATCGCAACCGCACGGTCTGCCGCTGCGGGCATTGCTCGGAATCCCAATCGCGGTGCGGGGAGCCGATTTCGGCAGCCTTTACCTGGCCGACGATCGGCCCGGTCGTGTGTTCTCGGACGCTCATGAAGGCGCTGTCTGGGCGCTGGCGACGGCCGCGGCGGCCGCCATCGACAACGCGCGGCTGTTCGAGCGCGAACGCGAGAACGCGAAGTGGACGAAGGCCAGCCGCGAGATCACCACGGCGCTGCTGTCCGGTGACCCGCAGACCGGACCGCTGCAGCTCATCGTGAATCGGGCACTGGAACTGGCGAACGCTGAACAGGCCATCCTGTTGGTTCCACGGGAACCGGATCTACCCGCCCACCAGGTCGATACCTTGGTCGTGGCCGCCACCGCGGGGCGCTACGCGTCGGAGGTGATCGGCCGACAAGTGCCTATGGACGGTTCCACCACAGGTGGTGTCGCGCGGCGCGGTCTGCCCCTGATCACCGATTCCTTCGAATATCCGATCGAAGGGTTCACCGACGTCGGTGCGCGCCCGGCAATCGTGATGCCGCTTATCGCCCACGATTCGGTGCTCGGCGTGATCGCCGTCGCGCGTCACCCGCAGCAGCCCCAGTTCGGCACCGACTATCTCGAGCTGGTGAGTGACTTCGCGCGGCACGCAGCCATTGCATTGGCGCTGGCGGCCGGCCGCGAACATGCGCTCAACCAGGAACTGGCCCTGGCAGACACCGTCGACGAGGCGCTGCAGGGCGCCGCCGAGGAGCTGCGCCGGCAATGGCGAGCACGTCGCGTACTGGCAGTGACCTTCCGAAGGGGCAGTCACGCAACAACGTTGAGCAACGCGCCACAGGTGGTGTCGGTCGGCGAGTCCACGCAGTGGAACGAGCTGCCGTCCCGCACCCGGCAGCAGCTCGTCTCGTTGTGCGACGGAGACCTACTCACCCCCTGCACCGCAGAGCCCGGGACCGCGGGGATCGCGCTGCAGCATCCCGAAGGCGTCGTGGTCGTCTGGATCGATCTGCCCGAGCAACGGCCATTCACCCTGGAAGACCAAACTCTGCTGACCGTGCTTGCGGGCCGCCTCGGGCAAGGCTTGCAGCGGGTGTACCAGGTCGACCAGCAGCGCGAAACCGCTTTGGCCCTGCAGCATTCGATCCTGGGTCCCGCCAAACTGCCCGGCGGGTTCTCGGTGCGCTATCAGGCGGCCAGCCACCCCCTGCAGGTCGGCGGGGATTGGTATGACGTCGTCGACTTGGAGGATGGACGCATCGCGATGGTGGTAGGCGACTGCGTCGGGCACGACCTCGCCGCTGCCACCGTCATGGGACAGGTGCGCAGCGCCTGCCGCGCACTGTTGTTCGAAAACCACAGTCCCGCCGCGGCTTTGTCCGGGATGGACCGCTTCGCGGCGCGGCTGCCCGGCGCCCAGTGCACCACCGCTGTCTGCGGCGTGCTCGACCCCGCCACCGGCGAACTGGTGTATTCCAGCGCCGGGCACCCGCCGCCTATCCTGGTCCTCGCCGACGGCACTGTTCAGATACTCGACGAAGGTCACACCATCGCGCTCGGCGTGCGGCGCGATTGGGCTCGTCCGGAGGCACGTGTGATCCTGCCGGCCCGGTCCACGCTGGTCCTCTACACCGATGGTCTGGTCGAGCGTCGTCGTACCTTGTTGGAGGACGGTATCTTTCGGGTCGCGGCGGTCGTGGGGGAAGCCGAAACCGTCTCGCTGGACGGTCTTGCCGACGAAATCATGGCCCGGGTCGAGCCGGCCGGCGGCTATCAGGACGACGTCGTGCTCCTGCTGCACCGCCATCCCGCCCCGCTGGAGTTGACGTTCCCCCCCGATGCCAGCCACCTGGCATCCACCCGAACGGCGTTGCGCCGTTGGCTGTCCCAAGTCCGAGTGCGTCCTGAGCAGACGACGAACATGCTGATCGCCGCGGGTGAAGCGATGTCCAACGCCATCGAGCACGGCCACCGCGACCAGCCGGGCGGCACGATCAGCCTGGGCGCGGTGGCACTTGTCGACGAAGTGCAATTGACGATCACCGACACCGGTTCGTGGAAGCCGCCGCAGCCAACCACCACGCGGGGACGGGGTATCGCCCTGATGCGACGGCTCATGCACGATGTCACCATCAATACGGAGACCAACGGCACCACCGTTCACCTATCGGCGAGGATCACCTGATGCCCACGTTGCTCACCCTTGACACGGCGCATTCCGAAGACGGCAAACACCTGCTGATCGCGGCCGGGGAAATCGACCTGAGCAATATCGACGCGTTCAAGAACGCTCTGGCCTCGGCCACCGCCGAGGCCGCGAACACCGGCAGTCCGCTCACGGTCGACCTCAGTGCGGTGGAATACCTGGACAGCGCCGCGATCAACGCGTTGTTCGCGCACGCTGACGGCATTCGTCTCATTGCTCATCCGCTGCTGCTGTCCGCCCTCACCGTGAGCGGCCTGGCCGAGCTCGTTAACATCGAAAACGCCTCTGCGGCAACGGAATCTAACTGAGATCGGTGGGCAACACAGGGTTCGCGGCAGGGCTCGCGCTGGGGTCTGCGCTGATGGTCGGCGTCGGCGACGTCCTGCAGCAACGGTCCGCCCACCAGGTCACCGACGAACCGGTCGGCACGGCAGCGCTGTTCGGCCGACTCCTGCGCGACGGCCGCTGGTGGGCCGGCAGCTTGGTGGCCGGCGCCGGGTTCGGGTTACAGGCTGCGGCCCTCTCCATGGGTTCGGTGGTGCTGGTGCAGGCGCTGCTGGTGACGTCGTTGTTGTTCGCGATGCTCGTCAGTGCCAGGGTTGAACATCGCAGAATCACTGTCGGCCAAGGTTTTTGGGCGGTGCTGTTGGCCGCGGCGGTGGGTGTGGTGGTGACGGTGGGCAACCCTCAGTCCGGCAACTCTCGAGGTTCGCCGCAAACCTGGGCTCTCGTTACGATAATTGTCGGCACGGCGTTGGCGTTGTGTCTGATCGGTGCGCGGATGTTCCCCGGTACGGTCGGTGCACTGCTGCTGGGGCTGTTGTCCGGTGCGCTGTGGGGAGTGTTCACGGTCCTGACCAAGGGTGTCGTCGACGAACTCGGCCGCGGAGTTGCGGCGCTGATGCGGATGCCGGAGTTCTATGCGTGGGTGGTGCTGGCGATCGCCGCGACGGCCTGGGAGCAGTCGGCGTTTCGGGCCGGGCCCCTCACCGCGTCGCTGCCGGCGGTCACCATCGCCGAGCCGGTCGTCGGATCGGTGCTCGGTATCACCGTGCTGGGCGAGACACTGCGGACCTCGGGCGTCGGTCGCGTGGCGCTGGCGGTCTCGGTGCTGGCGATGGTGGCCGCGGCCGTGGCGCTGGCGCGCAGCCAGGCCGTCTCTCCGGTCAGCGGTCAGAAGTCAAGTCCCGCAACGAAAAACTGATCGCCGACGCGTGGTGGCTGCCGTCCCGGGAGGCCCCCGGGTAGGCAGTGCGACCGGTCGCCTAGGGTCGAGACTGGCATGTGGGTTCCTATTCTGGTGATGGCTGTCGCGGTGAGCCTCGAACCGTTCCGGATCGCCATGACGGTACTCATGCTCAACCGGCGCCGTCCGGCGCTGCAGCTGCTCGCGTTCCTCAGCGGGGGGTTCGCGATGGGGATGACGGTGGGTCTGTCGGTGATTTTCGTGCTGCGCAGACGCTTGGTCGCCTCCGGTCAGCTGACCGGTCCCAGAGTCCAGATCCTGATTGGTGCGCTGGCTGTGCTTGTCGCTGCGGTGCTGGTCGTCACCGTCGCGGTGGGCCGCGTTCGCGGTGGTTTCCCGGGGAAACCCGGCGACGCCGAACGGGCCAGTCCTATCCAGAAGTTGCCGGCGCGGTTTCGGCACCTGCTGACCGGACCGTCGCTGTGGGTGGCGGCGGTGGCCGGGCTCGGTATCGCGTTGCCATCGGTGGATTACCTGGCCGCGCTGGCTGTCATCCTGACCTCCGGTGCAGCGGCGATGACCCAGGTCGCGGCGCTCCTGGTGTTCAACATCACCGCGTTCGCGATGGTCGAGATCTCGTTCGTGGCGTGCCTGCTGGCGCCGGAGACCACCCGCCGGACGATGACTGCGCTGAACAACTGGGTCGGGTCGCGCCGCCGGATCGAGGTGGCCGCGCTGCTTGCCGGAGTGGGCTGCGTTCTGCTTGCGGTCGGATTAGCCGGGCTCTGAGCCCAATGTTTCGAACGGATGTGCGACGGTTATCTACTCGTGGTGAGGTGGATGACGTGAATGACGACCGGCGGCAGGCGCCGCGAGAAAACCCGGAGAAGGACACGTCCGAGTGGGTCACCGGCGACGAGCCGATGACCGGACCGCAGCGCAGCTATCTGGAGACGTTGGCGCAGGAGGCTGGACGCGACGTCCCCGGCGATTTGACCAAGGCGAAAGCCTCGGAACTCATCGACGAGTTACAGCAGCAGACGGGACGCGGTGCCCGCTGACGGGTGCGGCCGTCACGATGTGGACTTCAGCAGCTCGTCGATCTTCTTGAGCCGCTTGAGGACCAGTGCTGTGACATCGACGGTACGGTCGGGCGAGCAGCCGACGATCTGCGAGACCACGTTGGCCTTGGCGATCACCGCGAATTCGCAGACCCACCGCTGACCGGAAAGATCGGTGGTCCACTGGGCGACTTCGGGGGAGGTCGCGGCCAACGGTCCCGGGTTCACGGTCATCTTGCGGCCGTCGTCGCCCCAGGCGGTGACGGGGCGCTGGCACCCGGACACCGTCTTGCGCACCGAGTTGAGAAACCCGGGGGCGTCGAAGTTGGCCGGATAGGTCGCGGATGCCTCCAGCAGTTGGTGCTGATCCGGTTGGTGGTCCTGCTGCGTGCGCGCTTCGCGGCCGGTGTAGTTCGAGGGAAATAAGGGATAGCGGCCAAACGCCACCGCGCCGTGGCATTGCGCAGGGTCGGCGCCGACGAAGAGTGCGGACTGCATGTCGTCTTCGGTCAGCGGGCTGTTGTTGACCACCGAGATGGCACCGGATGCCGTCAGCAGATCCACCAGTTGCGACGGTTGGATCGGTCCGGTGGGGCCGGCCCCGCCTCGTGCCGCGACCGTAGGGGTACCGGCGACGATGTGGTTGCATCCGCAGAGCACGGCGCACAGCACGATGGCGAATCCGCACCGTCTGCGCGGCGAGGATCGTCCAGGCCTGATCGTGCGACCGCCAGGTGCACTGCGATGTTCCTCACCGCCGGCGAACGGCACGATGGTCTCCTTCGGCGGAGGCGATGGCTTGCACCCCCAAGCATCCACGAGAACGCCGCGGCACGCTCACCAACTCGAGCCCCTACCGGGTGCTACAGCGGAATCCATACCCCGAAGAGCCAGAAACCCCACTGGTTGAACCCGGGATTCCAGATCGGCGTCTCCTGGAAACCCCAGTAGTTGATGGGTCCGCCCATCCATCGCCCGCCGGGCGGCGGAAGGGGTCCGCCCCAGGCTGGGCGCGGTGGAGCGCCGAAACCCCAGGGTGCGGCCCCGTTGCCCCACGGTGCCCCGTGGAAGTAACCGCGCTGGGCGTCGCCGCGCCACGGTGCGGGGCCACCCGGGCCACCGGGTCCGCCCGGACCGCCGGGACCACCCGGGCCGCCGGGTCCGCCCGGACCGCCGGGCCCGTGGTTGGCCGGCGGCTGTCCGCCGGGGCCGCCTGGGCCGTGCCCGGCGAATTGCCCGCCCGGACCCCCGCCGTGTGCGCCGGGAGCGCCGCCCGGTGCGCC
The nucleotide sequence above comes from Mycobacterium kiyosense. Encoded proteins:
- a CDS encoding DUF3072 domain-containing protein; the protein is MNDDRRQAPRENPEKDTSEWVTGDEPMTGPQRSYLETLAQEAGRDVPGDLTKAKASELIDELQQQTGRGAR
- a CDS encoding LysR family transcriptional regulator — its product is MQNRNTLLHSWNKLMDQNPPFDLGALLIFGKVVESRSLSKAAALLGMPKSTVSRKLAKLEADLGIKLLRKNTHQLTVTDLGEKVYRHTVNILNEANSVRALAEASRQEPQGELRVAMPVFLGIDYASRVGATFLRRYPHSRLDIRLVDSMVDPVKDGFDVVFGPGPLQDSTLIARKVFDLNLFLCASAKFVQGLGEPITAPSQLNDLPFIDFGFGGPRKLTVTRGRRRHELSPPVRARANNFQVCKQYILQGLGFGAMPTQIICADELHEGTIVPVLPDWDVEPVAVHMIYPFELSFSTLISAFYDTACQIIAENIARSQDLESGAS
- a CDS encoding taurine catabolism dioxygenase, which produces MGLGSAQLEIVDLTTTIGSEIRTDLDTLLSGAQAPAIRDILERRGVVFFRGLDIGDEQQVAIAKTLGTVVANEGAGGINKISLDENVNARAKYLQGSMFWHFDGSLQPLPNLATLLRAVQLSRTGGQTEFCNTYAAYEDLSDADKKALAELRVVHSAERSQYYVTPEMSYAEIAMWQKSPTKVCPIVWTHQSGRKSLLLGATADYVLGMSVGDSRALLARLRDWATQPRYVYRHDWQPGDLLIWDNTGTMHRVLPYAADSGRLMHRTILAGEEPLE
- the rsbV_2 gene encoding anti-anti-sigma factor, yielding MPTLLTLDTAHSEDGKHLLIAAGEIDLSNIDAFKNALASATAEAANTGSPLTVDLSAVEYLDSAAINALFAHADGIRLIAHPLLLSALTVSGLAELVNIENASAATESN
- a CDS encoding (2Fe-2S)-binding protein — its product is MSHDSLVTKPDSGHWTDAYPELGRGPVSLQDCVSEDFYEKEREHVFKKSWLYVGRVERVPRTGSYFTRELKVLNTSIIIVRGKDDVIRAFHNICPHRGNKMLWEDDPFKEVSGRAPLLYCRFHGWRYKLDGTLHAATRKDLLLDFDADSCRVPAVQCEVWQGFIFINLDPHNTEPLRSFLGALAHGIEGYPFDGPHQIYRFSAELQCNWKIFVDSFAESYHGPYLHASSFGNLTAEAKEALDKPNPFTDALAYQLSGPHRMFSFAGEPSRRTPYSKPIECVMEASAAGPWNKRLDRGPMPPGINPTRAEKYGFDSFQFFPNFVLIFGSSGFTTHAHWPTGPHSHLFEVEMFYQPPKTHKERLGQELTVTFLNDIILEDASPSEGLQAMLNSGVLTHFTMNDEEILLRHLHKVVADYVAAGEREKAGQQ
- a CDS encoding F420-dependent oxidoreductase — its product is MKFGIATFVNDDSIDTVTLARAIEERGFESLMVAEHTHIPASRESPYPLGGELPKIYYRTLDPFVTLAAAAAVTSKIELFTGIALLIQRDPIITAKEAASIDVISGGRFVFGVGAGWNIEEMRDHGTDPKTRGALLDERIEAIKALWADEPAEYHGTYVDFPPSYSRPKPVRKPHPPIFFGGDSAATFKRVVRHQAGWLSNPFPIEHVTRRVPQLRDAAGHDVPMAMFGTPKDPDYWQAAEELGFGQLGLLLPTKPRDDSLRRLDEFADLIAKYRA